A single genomic interval of Noviherbaspirillum cavernae harbors:
- a CDS encoding autotransporter domain-containing protein codes for MNKSYRIVWSKARSGYIVTHEKAASRGKPSSTCKSAIAAVAVLALHAVPALAANVCGPGANTINTVQTADDDCTLSGGSLTVTNAGSIMVPTANTPAVKVSGAIGDIINNGTISSGANLVGISLQNGTTLSGSIINRGTLSSVSNGTFLGNGAISAVGTTIAGSLDNDGGTITNTVYLKNSSVGSVRNINGGQILPTGTRAIGISLVDSTVTGGVLNDATSSITSSQGWGMQIYNTPLGPDGFVNRGSITGFDSGVIIGATTMSSNIDNYGTIAVSGTTGPGMSLSNNTLNGRLTNATGAGITGAGYGIAMTGNKLLGGLVNQGTISGAHALSMSTKSQLAGGLDNSGTIKSGTASHMIGIVMDDSSIAGGIKNSGTIEGVQFGLSLKNNAELGADASGVALDNSGTITSGASSYAAAAGINLDTGAKVIGDIVNSGTISGWFAISINSSQVTGKIINSGTINGSRFGIAVSGSSVSGIYVSGSSARILGGVLASNTGFFVSSGAVFANENAYNVKGFTVENGGRFILGAGGTTSGMINGITVGSDGFKNDGTVVVNAGVTADAIHGNVVQNGSFLIGADGGAAAKLRVDGTFSNTSTVELHNATLDIGGALTNSDKIALGKDSSLKTGALFTNSGTLAMGNGSSVVATGGVSNSGKVTLGAGTSATLQGSYTQTASGVLQVGVNDDTTYAKLAVNGTADLGSNAKIDVDVTQKGHVFNVKRLENVITATTLDSDGTFKVTDNSELFNFGAVKEGNAVHLTLKSAADTGGGEPGGGSSGGPGGGGGTPPAGPTVLGSVKDTGNHPGVGAATVLDQLIAANPSGAIPSMFVGLTNRQEVSQAVTQTLPLLNGGSMAAATGSIAGINRVVQARIEANRGLSSGDEFLGDKYVWFKPFGSWARQDDQDGIAGFKASTKGFVLGLDGTTNGRVRLGAGLAYASSNVNGNSSVAPQRMDVDVFQLLGYGSVSLDERTELNFQADVGQNNNKGSRTIAFTSSTASADYKSLTAHAGLGLGRVLPLNEVTNFTPSARLDYTWIRDQSYAENGAGVLNLNVNGRSARALTLGIDGKLTHNLDTKTTLTANLGAGYDLLNEKAAIVAAYAGAPSAAFATYGMDKTPWSVRGGLGVARKTDSGVELTLRYDAEGRTGFLNQTASVKARWAF; via the coding sequence ATGAACAAGTCTTACCGCATCGTCTGGAGCAAGGCCCGCTCCGGCTATATCGTCACCCATGAAAAGGCCGCCAGCCGGGGCAAGCCCTCAAGCACCTGCAAGTCGGCGATAGCGGCCGTCGCAGTGTTGGCTCTGCACGCGGTACCTGCGTTGGCAGCCAATGTCTGCGGCCCCGGCGCCAATACCATCAACACTGTCCAGACCGCTGACGACGACTGCACCCTGAGCGGCGGCAGCCTGACGGTGACCAATGCCGGTTCCATCATGGTGCCAACGGCGAACACACCAGCCGTCAAGGTTTCCGGAGCGATCGGCGACATCATCAACAACGGCACCATTTCATCCGGCGCCAACCTGGTCGGCATCAGCCTGCAAAACGGCACCACGCTCTCCGGCAGCATCATCAATCGCGGCACGCTGTCATCGGTCAGCAATGGCACCTTCCTCGGGAATGGCGCGATTTCCGCCGTCGGCACCACGATCGCCGGTTCGCTCGACAACGACGGCGGCACGATCACCAACACCGTGTACCTGAAGAATTCCAGTGTCGGCTCGGTGCGCAACATCAATGGCGGCCAGATCCTGCCGACGGGCACGCGGGCGATCGGCATTTCGCTGGTCGATTCAACGGTCACAGGCGGGGTGCTCAACGATGCGACCAGCAGCATCACGTCCAGCCAGGGATGGGGCATGCAGATCTACAACACCCCGCTCGGCCCGGATGGCTTTGTCAATCGCGGCAGCATCACCGGGTTTGATTCGGGTGTGATCATTGGCGCAACGACCATGAGCAGCAATATCGACAACTACGGCACCATCGCCGTGTCCGGAACGACCGGCCCTGGCATGAGCTTGTCGAACAACACCCTGAACGGCCGCCTCACCAACGCGACGGGAGCCGGCATCACCGGCGCCGGCTATGGCATCGCCATGACCGGCAACAAGCTCCTGGGCGGCCTCGTCAACCAGGGGACGATCTCCGGTGCCCATGCCCTCAGCATGAGCACCAAATCGCAGCTGGCGGGCGGGCTGGACAACAGCGGCACCATCAAGAGCGGCACGGCCAGCCACATGATCGGCATCGTCATGGACGACAGCAGCATCGCCGGCGGCATCAAGAACAGCGGCACGATCGAGGGCGTGCAGTTCGGCCTTTCGCTGAAAAACAATGCGGAGCTGGGTGCGGATGCGAGCGGCGTGGCGCTCGACAACAGCGGCACCATCACGTCCGGCGCCAGCTCCTATGCGGCGGCGGCCGGGATCAATCTCGACACCGGCGCCAAGGTCATCGGCGACATCGTCAACAGCGGCACCATCAGCGGCTGGTTCGCCATTTCCATCAACAGCAGTCAGGTCACCGGCAAGATCATCAATAGCGGCACCATCAACGGCTCCCGATTCGGGATCGCGGTAAGCGGCAGTTCCGTTTCAGGCATCTACGTCAGCGGCAGCAGCGCGCGCATACTGGGAGGGGTGCTGGCGTCCAATACCGGTTTCTTCGTCTCCAGCGGAGCCGTGTTTGCCAATGAAAATGCGTACAACGTCAAGGGCTTCACGGTCGAAAACGGCGGGCGCTTCATTCTGGGAGCAGGCGGGACAACCTCCGGCATGATCAACGGCATCACGGTCGGCAGCGACGGCTTCAAGAATGATGGCACGGTCGTCGTGAATGCCGGCGTGACCGCCGACGCCATTCACGGCAACGTCGTGCAGAACGGCAGTTTCCTGATTGGCGCCGACGGCGGCGCCGCTGCGAAGCTGCGGGTCGATGGCACATTCAGCAACACCAGCACGGTCGAATTGCATAACGCCACGCTCGACATCGGCGGCGCCTTGACCAACAGCGACAAGATCGCGCTCGGCAAGGACAGCAGCCTGAAGACCGGCGCGCTGTTTACCAATAGCGGTACGCTCGCAATGGGCAATGGCAGCAGCGTGGTCGCCACGGGCGGCGTCAGCAACAGCGGCAAGGTCACGCTTGGTGCCGGCACCAGCGCCACGCTGCAAGGCAGCTACACGCAGACCGCCAGCGGCGTGCTGCAGGTCGGCGTCAACGACGACACCACCTATGCCAAGCTGGCCGTCAATGGCACGGCAGATCTGGGCAGCAATGCGAAGATCGACGTCGACGTCACGCAAAAGGGCCATGTATTCAACGTCAAGCGTCTGGAAAACGTGATCACCGCGACCACGCTCGACAGCGACGGCACGTTCAAGGTGACGGACAACTCGGAGCTGTTCAACTTCGGCGCAGTGAAGGAAGGTAATGCGGTGCACCTGACACTGAAGTCGGCGGCAGACACGGGCGGTGGAGAACCCGGCGGCGGAAGTAGTGGCGGGCCTGGCGGCGGCGGTGGCACTCCCCCCGCAGGCCCGACCGTGCTGGGCAGCGTGAAAGACACCGGCAACCATCCCGGCGTCGGCGCGGCCACCGTGCTCGACCAGCTGATCGCGGCCAACCCTTCCGGCGCGATCCCCAGCATGTTCGTCGGTCTGACCAATAGACAGGAAGTGTCGCAGGCGGTGACGCAGACCCTGCCCTTGCTGAACGGCGGCTCGATGGCGGCGGCGACCGGCTCGATCGCCGGCATCAACCGCGTGGTGCAGGCCCGCATCGAGGCCAACCGCGGCCTGTCCTCGGGCGACGAGTTCCTGGGCGACAAATATGTCTGGTTCAAGCCGTTCGGCTCCTGGGCCCGCCAGGATGACCAGGACGGCATCGCCGGCTTCAAGGCCAGCACCAAGGGCTTCGTGCTGGGCCTGGATGGCACCACGAACGGCCGTGTGCGCCTGGGCGCGGGCCTGGCCTATGCCAGCTCGAACGTGAACGGCAATTCCAGCGTCGCGCCGCAGCGCATGGATGTGGACGTGTTCCAGTTGCTCGGCTACGGCAGCGTCAGCCTCGACGAACGCACCGAGCTGAACTTCCAGGCCGATGTCGGCCAGAACAACAACAAGGGCAGCCGCACCATCGCCTTCACTTCCAGCACGGCCAGTGCCGACTACAAGAGCCTGACCGCGCATGCCGGCCTGGGTCTGGGCCGCGTTCTGCCGCTGAACGAGGTGACCAACTTCACGCCGTCGGCACGCCTGGATTACACCTGGATCCGCGATCAGTCGTATGCGGAGAATGGCGCCGGGGTGTTGAACCTGAACGTGAATGGGCGCAGCGCGCGCGCGCTGACGCTGGGCATCGACGGCAAGCTGACGCACAACCTGGATACGAAGACCACGTTGACCGCCAACCTCGGGGCCGGGTACGACTTGCTGAACGAGAAGGCGGCCATCGTCGCGGCCTATGCCGGCGCGCCGAGCGCGGCCTTTGCCACCTATGGCATGGACAAGACGCCATGGAGCGTGCGCGGCGGGCTGGGTGTCGCGCGCAAGACCGATAGCGGCGTCGAGCTCACGCTGCGCTACGACGCCGAGGGCCGGACCGGCTTCCTCAACCAGACCGCTTCGGTCAAGGCACGCTGGGCGTTTTAA
- a CDS encoding response regulator transcription factor has product MQNLILLEDEIVLRQELAEFLTDTGYQVDAAASLAEFQRIYDPAVHRIAVIDLTLPDGDGMVLIRQLRQQGHKLGIVVLTARRTTPDKIAGLDEGADYYLTKTADLDELAATLTALRRRLGEPEATGRWVLEMAPRRLQPPGFQAIALSQQDVTVLSTLMAEPGKIISRQEIVHALGEDFMVYDQRRLDTQMRRLRRKAEQATGLALPVNTARNAGYRFYAEAEIRD; this is encoded by the coding sequence ATGCAGAACCTCATTTTGCTCGAAGACGAAATCGTACTGCGGCAGGAACTTGCCGAATTCCTGACCGACACCGGCTATCAGGTCGATGCCGCCGCCAGCCTCGCCGAGTTCCAGCGAATTTACGACCCGGCCGTGCATCGCATCGCCGTCATCGACCTGACGCTGCCCGACGGCGACGGCATGGTATTGATACGCCAGCTGCGCCAGCAAGGCCACAAGCTCGGCATCGTCGTGCTGACCGCGCGCCGGACCACGCCCGACAAGATCGCGGGGCTGGACGAAGGCGCGGACTACTACCTGACCAAGACTGCGGACCTCGACGAACTTGCGGCGACGCTGACCGCGCTCAGACGCCGCCTCGGCGAACCCGAAGCGACCGGACGCTGGGTCCTGGAAATGGCCCCCCGCCGCCTGCAGCCTCCGGGTTTTCAGGCAATCGCGCTGTCGCAACAGGACGTGACCGTATTGAGCACGCTGATGGCAGAGCCGGGAAAAATCATCAGTCGCCAGGAGATCGTCCACGCGCTGGGCGAGGATTTCATGGTGTACGACCAGCGCCGGCTGGACACGCAAATGCGCCGCCTGCGCCGCAAGGCCGAGCAGGCCACCGGCCTGGCATTGCCGGTCAATACCGCACGCAATGCGGGCTACCGCTTTTACGCCGAGGCGGAAATCCGTGACTGA
- a CDS encoding sensor histidine kinase, producing the protein MLFSAAMKCLSFIRPPFIHLPLILFVFAVLLPLSGFAQSALTLQSGVRQFSASGHMSLLHDAGGRMTADAAQSSDSWKALPGAASAGYTSDTIWLRLEVERQADAPQDWSVRFTNPLLDDVRLYRPDGAQGWSEQAAGENLGRSNWAVDARNVVFPVRMEAAGREIWLVRLQSKNAMSTGLEIWPRTAFNDFSRREYLYYGLYFGFYVLLIVLHAFFWRMTREAQSGWYLLYVSLHTLTELMTVAIPQQLFDMPVGVSDPLLGMSICCSLAVGVYFAVQQMELPAMRPRFSKLVLASACGVAAIGIGLILAGRFAAGMILVQQLAMLLVVVFISLSLWMLIHGHKPARFFLLAFGIFYAGVVVSFLRNMAVVPTNFWTNHAVAIGALLHMTLMSLRLNLRYDELRRDKEMAQAETVRAVRQLNDSLEDQVARRTAALQQEIAQRVQLEQELRKALDVERRIKEEQQDFVAMVSHEFRTPLAIITTTAQQIAKNLDAVREKTLTRCQNLRNAAHRMAALVDEYLTADRMEDSATAFKPVSCDPRQLIEGIVNEWPQGRISMSLQPLPAQFTCDKGLLQVGLRNLLSNADRHATSGQAIHVQAEAREEGARHTLCISVRNRGELIPEDEVPRLFQKYFRGRSAQHKPGAGLGLYLVKRIAEMHAGEVWLENDAATGSVTFSLLLPDNKSDALNPAAPAPASASAMEASTA; encoded by the coding sequence ATGCTATTCTCGGCCGCCATGAAATGCCTGTCCTTCATCCGCCCGCCGTTCATCCATCTGCCTCTCATCCTGTTTGTGTTTGCCGTCCTGCTTCCGCTGTCGGGATTTGCGCAGTCTGCGCTGACCCTGCAGTCCGGCGTGCGTCAGTTCTCGGCCAGCGGGCACATGAGCTTGCTGCATGACGCCGGCGGCCGCATGACTGCCGACGCGGCACAGTCTTCGGACAGCTGGAAGGCGTTGCCGGGCGCGGCCAGTGCCGGCTACACGTCGGACACGATCTGGCTGCGGCTGGAGGTGGAACGACAGGCGGACGCGCCGCAGGACTGGTCGGTGCGATTCACGAATCCCTTGCTGGACGATGTCCGCCTGTACCGGCCGGATGGCGCGCAGGGCTGGTCGGAACAGGCCGCCGGCGAGAATCTGGGACGCTCCAATTGGGCCGTGGATGCACGCAATGTCGTCTTTCCGGTACGGATGGAGGCGGCCGGGCGCGAGATCTGGCTGGTGCGCCTGCAGAGCAAGAATGCGATGTCCACCGGTCTGGAAATCTGGCCGCGCACGGCCTTCAACGACTTTTCGCGGCGCGAGTATCTTTACTACGGTCTGTACTTCGGTTTTTACGTGCTCCTGATCGTGCTGCATGCCTTCTTCTGGCGCATGACCAGAGAGGCGCAGAGCGGCTGGTACCTGCTGTATGTGTCGCTCCACACGCTGACGGAATTGATGACCGTTGCGATTCCCCAGCAATTGTTCGACATGCCGGTCGGCGTTTCGGACCCGCTGCTGGGCATGTCGATCTGCTGCAGTCTGGCCGTAGGCGTGTATTTTGCGGTGCAGCAGATGGAGTTGCCGGCGATGCGGCCCCGATTCAGCAAACTGGTGCTGGCAAGCGCATGCGGAGTTGCCGCGATCGGCATCGGCCTGATACTGGCCGGGCGTTTTGCCGCCGGCATGATCCTGGTGCAGCAATTGGCGATGCTTCTGGTCGTGGTGTTCATCAGTCTGTCGCTATGGATGCTCATCCATGGACACAAGCCGGCGCGCTTCTTCCTGCTGGCGTTCGGCATTTTCTATGCGGGCGTGGTGGTCAGTTTTCTGCGCAACATGGCTGTGGTGCCGACGAATTTCTGGACCAATCATGCCGTTGCGATCGGCGCGCTCCTGCACATGACGCTGATGAGCTTGCGGCTGAATCTGCGTTACGACGAGCTGCGACGTGACAAGGAGATGGCGCAGGCGGAAACGGTGCGCGCGGTGCGCCAGCTTAACGATAGCCTTGAAGATCAGGTCGCCAGGCGGACCGCCGCCTTGCAGCAGGAAATCGCGCAGCGCGTGCAGCTCGAGCAGGAGTTGCGCAAGGCGCTGGACGTGGAGCGGCGCATCAAGGAAGAGCAGCAGGATTTCGTCGCGATGGTCTCGCATGAATTCCGGACGCCGCTTGCCATCATCACCACCACCGCGCAGCAGATTGCAAAAAATCTGGATGCCGTGCGCGAAAAGACGCTGACCCGTTGCCAGAATCTGCGGAATGCGGCGCACCGCATGGCCGCGCTGGTCGATGAATATCTGACGGCGGACCGCATGGAAGACAGCGCAACCGCATTCAAGCCGGTATCGTGCGACCCGCGCCAACTGATTGAAGGCATCGTGAACGAATGGCCACAGGGCCGGATATCGATGTCGCTGCAGCCGTTGCCGGCACAGTTCACATGCGACAAGGGGCTGCTGCAGGTGGGGCTGCGCAACCTGTTGAGCAATGCCGACCGTCACGCCACGAGCGGGCAGGCGATCCATGTGCAAGCCGAAGCACGGGAGGAGGGCGCGCGACACACGCTATGCATCTCGGTGCGCAATCGCGGCGAGTTGATTCCCGAAGATGAAGTCCCGCGTCTGTTCCAGAAATACTTCCGTGGACGTTCCGCGCAGCACAAGCCGGGAGCGGGGCTGGGACTCTATCTGGTGAAGCGCATCGCGGAAATGCATGCGGGCGAGGTGTGGCTGGAAAACGACGCCGCGACAGGCAGCGTGACATTTTCCCTGCTGCTGCCGGATAACAAATCGGATGCCCTCAATCCCGCCGCACCAGCGCCTGCATCGGCATCGGCGATGGAGGCGAGTACGGCCTGA
- a CDS encoding autotransporter domain-containing protein, with amino-acid sequence MNKSYRIVWSKARAGYIVTHEKAASRGRPSSTCTALAAAALLALGSTSALAANLCHTGSNTINTSNPINDYCALGTSGDSVTIDNGGTIYIIDTFPPAIWVSGAADSITIRQGGTVRAGGDSAISINAGSTLSGSIVNSGNLSSVNASVTKDEAILVKQSTIVGSIINDNGQINNSVTLDASSVSTIENINGGQISATVTGNTATGLRIKNGSSISGRILNGTGSSIHGSASGVLLQDSTVGTGGIVNQGSITGGTTALDIKGSTTTINGNILNSGTIEGTGTTSGGFGIYLTAGTLNGSIVNESTGLIKGKSVGITLYMGAKVTGGLVNRGEVRGVDGPAIRIFNNALLEGGINNSGTIASDYSYGAGLTVSSNSRVTDGLRNTGTISGKVFGMVFDTGGTLSAGVDDIALYNNNKIQGGNTGAVGEVGIRVYGGVVNGNLVNEGTISGTAAVSVENAGKFNGKIHNTGTISGKRRGILVDGSNSALTAGADGIAIYNSNSILAGSVAGGTDESAIYVGNGAQVTGHIVNDGGTMGGGKFGVLVNGTSQINGNISNGGTISGTKYAVQVADTATLNGLVAKGNAARFIGDVYAKNTDFTVASGAVFANDNAYDVKGVIVENGAQFTLKAGTNTSGMANGITVGDDGFVNAGTVKVDAGTIAAAIHGSYTQTGTGVLQIGSNGGAAAKLTVSGAATTAGNVTLAANAALLVDKLDNSGTLALGNGSSVVASNGVSNSGKLILGAGSSATVQGNYTQAASGALQIGVNDDTTYAKLAVNGAADLGSNAQIDIDVTQKGHVFNVKRLENVITATTLNSDGTFKVTDNSELFNFGAVKEGNAVHLTLEAAAGTGGGTGGGTGTGTGTGGGTPPAPTPGPTVLGSVQATGNLPGTGAAVVLDQLIAANPSGTIPSMFVGLTNRQEVSQAVTQTLPLLNGGSMAAATGSIAGINRVVQARIEANRGLSSGDEFLGDKYVWFKPFGSWAKQDDRDGVAGFKASTGSFVLGADAATNGRARFGAGFAYASSRVNGNSAIAPQHLDVDVFQLLGYGSVSLDERTELNFQADVGQNRNKGSRSIAFTGSTAHADYRSLTAHAGVGVGHVLPLNGKTAFTPSVRMDYIWIRDQSYQETGADALNLNVNSRSARELLLSLDGKLTHNLDDQTTLTANVGAAYDALNNGTTIVAAYAGAPEAAFATYGTDKTPWSVRGGLGLTRKTAGGTEITLRYDAEGRSGFLNQTASLKARWAF; translated from the coding sequence GTGAACAAGTCCTACCGCATCGTCTGGAGCAAGGCCCGCGCCGGCTATATCGTCACTCACGAAAAAGCCGCCAGCCGCGGCCGACCGTCGTCCACCTGCACCGCACTGGCCGCCGCCGCGCTATTGGCATTGGGCTCGACCTCAGCACTGGCCGCCAATCTCTGCCACACGGGCAGCAACACCATCAACACAAGCAACCCAATTAACGACTACTGCGCTCTCGGCACCAGCGGCGACAGCGTGACGATCGACAACGGCGGCACGATTTACATCATTGACACCTTTCCCCCGGCGATCTGGGTATCCGGCGCGGCCGACAGCATCACCATCAGACAGGGGGGCACAGTCAGAGCAGGCGGCGACAGCGCCATCAGCATCAACGCCGGCAGCACCTTGAGCGGCAGCATCGTCAATAGTGGCAACTTGTCATCCGTCAATGCTTCAGTGACCAAGGACGAGGCGATCCTCGTCAAGCAGTCCACCATCGTCGGGTCCATCATCAATGACAACGGTCAAATCAACAATTCCGTGACCCTGGACGCGAGCAGCGTGAGCACCATCGAGAACATCAATGGCGGCCAGATCAGCGCTACCGTCACCGGTAACACGGCGACGGGCCTGCGCATTAAAAACGGTTCATCGATTTCCGGCAGGATCCTGAACGGCACCGGCAGCAGCATCCACGGAAGCGCTAGCGGAGTGTTGCTGCAGGATTCGACCGTCGGCACAGGCGGCATCGTCAATCAGGGCAGCATTACCGGTGGCACGACCGCACTGGACATAAAAGGAAGCACCACCACCATCAACGGCAACATTCTCAACTCCGGCACGATCGAGGGTACCGGCACCACGTCTGGTGGCTTCGGCATCTACCTCACCGCGGGAACCTTGAACGGCAGTATCGTCAACGAGAGCACCGGGCTGATCAAGGGGAAATCGGTCGGCATCACCTTGTATATGGGCGCGAAAGTTACCGGCGGACTCGTCAATCGGGGGGAGGTGAGAGGCGTGGACGGCCCCGCCATTCGGATATTCAACAATGCTCTGCTGGAAGGCGGGATCAATAACAGCGGCACGATTGCCAGTGACTACAGCTACGGCGCCGGTCTCACCGTTTCATCGAACTCGAGGGTTACCGATGGCTTGCGCAATACCGGCACCATTTCCGGAAAGGTTTTTGGCATGGTCTTCGACACCGGCGGTACGCTCTCGGCTGGTGTGGATGACATCGCGCTCTACAACAACAACAAGATCCAGGGAGGCAATACCGGTGCGGTTGGCGAAGTCGGCATCCGGGTCTATGGGGGCGTGGTCAACGGCAATCTCGTCAACGAGGGCACCATCAGTGGAACGGCTGCGGTCAGCGTGGAGAATGCCGGCAAGTTCAACGGCAAGATCCACAACACCGGCACCATCTCGGGGAAAAGGCGCGGCATCTTGGTAGATGGCAGTAATTCGGCACTGACCGCGGGTGCCGACGGCATCGCGATCTACAACAGCAACAGCATCCTCGCAGGCAGTGTTGCCGGCGGCACGGATGAAAGCGCCATCTACGTGGGCAACGGCGCGCAGGTCACTGGTCATATCGTCAACGACGGCGGCACCATGGGGGGCGGCAAGTTCGGCGTTCTGGTCAACGGCACCAGTCAGATCAACGGCAACATCAGCAATGGCGGCACCATCAGCGGCACCAAATACGCAGTGCAGGTCGCGGACACCGCCACATTGAACGGCCTCGTCGCCAAAGGCAACGCCGCACGTTTCATCGGCGACGTCTACGCGAAGAACACCGACTTCACCGTCGCCAGCGGCGCGGTGTTTGCCAACGACAATGCCTACGATGTCAAAGGTGTCATCGTCGAAAATGGCGCGCAATTCACGCTGAAGGCCGGCACCAATACCTCCGGCATGGCCAACGGCATCACCGTCGGCGACGATGGCTTTGTCAATGCCGGCACAGTGAAAGTAGACGCCGGCACGATCGCAGCAGCCATTCATGGCAGCTACACGCAGACCGGCACGGGCGTACTGCAGATCGGCAGCAATGGCGGCGCGGCAGCGAAACTGACCGTCAGCGGTGCCGCGACTACCGCGGGCAATGTCACGCTGGCAGCTAATGCCGCACTGCTCGTCGATAAACTCGACAACAGCGGCACGCTCGCGCTGGGCAACGGCAGCAGCGTGGTCGCCAGCAATGGCGTCAGCAACAGCGGCAAGCTGATCCTCGGCGCCGGCAGCAGCGCCACGGTGCAAGGCAACTACACGCAGGCCGCCAGCGGCGCGCTGCAGATTGGCGTCAACGATGACACCACCTATGCCAAGCTGGCCGTCAATGGCGCGGCAGATCTGGGCAGCAATGCGCAGATCGACATCGACGTCACGCAAAAAGGCCATGTATTCAATGTCAAGCGTCTTGAAAACGTGATCACCGCGACCACGCTCAACAGCGATGGCACGTTCAAGGTGACGGACAACTCCGAACTGTTCAACTTCGGCGCAGTCAAGGAAGGCAATGCAGTGCATCTGACGCTGGAGGCGGCAGCCGGAACGGGTGGTGGCACAGGCGGTGGCACTGGTACAGGCACGGGCACTGGTGGTGGCACGCCTCCCGCGCCAACCCCTGGCCCGACCGTGCTGGGCAGCGTGCAGGCAACCGGCAACCTGCCCGGGACCGGTGCGGCTGTCGTGCTCGACCAGCTGATCGCGGCCAACCCTTCCGGCACGATCCCCAGCATGTTCGTCGGCCTGACCAACAGGCAGGAAGTCTCGCAGGCTGTGACGCAGACTCTGCCGCTATTGAACGGCGGCTCGATGGCGGCGGCGACCGGCTCGATCGCCGGCATCAACCGCGTGGTGCAGGCCCGCATCGAGGCCAACCGCGGACTGTCCTCGGGCGACGAATTCCTGGGCGACAAATATGTTTGGTTCAAGCCGTTCGGCTCCTGGGCAAAACAGGACGACCGCGACGGCGTCGCCGGCTTCAAGGCCAGCACCGGCAGCTTCGTGCTGGGGGCCGATGCCGCCACCAACGGCCGGGCCCGCTTCGGCGCGGGCTTCGCCTACGCCAGCTCGCGCGTGAACGGCAATTCCGCCATCGCGCCGCAGCATCTGGACGTGGACGTGTTCCAGCTGCTCGGCTACGGCAGCGTGAGTCTCGACGAACGCACCGAGCTGAACTTCCAGGCCGATGTCGGCCAGAACCGCAACAAGGGCAGCCGCAGCATCGCCTTTACCGGCAGCACGGCCCACGCCGACTACCGGAGCCTGACCGCACACGCTGGCGTGGGCGTCGGCCATGTGCTGCCGCTGAACGGGAAGACCGCGTTCACGCCCTCGGTGCGGATGGACTACATCTGGATCCGCGACCAGTCGTATCAGGAGACGGGCGCCGACGCGTTGAACCTGAACGTCAACAGCCGCAGCGCGCGCGAGCTGCTGCTGTCGCTTGACGGCAAGCTGACGCACAACCTGGACGACCAGACCACGCTCACGGCCAATGTGGGCGCGGCGTA